A single genomic interval of Devosia oryziradicis harbors:
- the trhA gene encoding PAQR family membrane homeostasis protein TrhA — MDGVVHVFGLVVAIAAGSILLAFAILQTAPEAAPALVVYVGSLVAVLGVSLAYNLWPVSPVKKLLARFDQAAIFLFIAGTYTPFLAVLGGTTAGILMTTFVWGASLIGVALKLIVPERFGRLAIGLYLAIGWSGVLVFQSLAQTLPHSTLWLLLAGGITYSLGIVFHLWERLKFQNALWHVFVVTGASLHLWAVIDCMVIHRL, encoded by the coding sequence GTGGACGGTGTTGTTCACGTCTTCGGACTCGTGGTCGCAATCGCGGCCGGGTCTATTCTGCTGGCTTTTGCCATCCTCCAGACCGCGCCGGAAGCCGCCCCGGCCCTCGTGGTTTATGTCGGCTCGCTGGTGGCCGTGCTGGGCGTATCGCTGGCCTACAATCTCTGGCCCGTTTCGCCGGTCAAGAAACTGCTCGCGCGGTTCGACCAGGCCGCTATCTTTCTTTTCATTGCGGGGACGTACACGCCGTTCCTCGCGGTGCTGGGCGGGACGACGGCCGGCATACTGATGACCACATTTGTGTGGGGCGCCTCGTTGATCGGCGTGGCACTGAAGCTGATCGTGCCCGAACGCTTCGGTCGGCTAGCGATCGGGCTTTATCTCGCCATCGGCTGGAGCGGGGTGCTGGTGTTCCAATCGCTGGCGCAGACCTTGCCGCACTCAACGCTATGGTTGCTGCTGGCGGGCGGCATCACCTATTCGCTGGGAATCGTCTTCCACCTGTGGGAGCGGCTCAAGTTCCAGAACGCGCTGTGGCACGTGTTCGTGGTGACCGGCGCGAGCCTGCATCTATGGGCCGTCATCGACTGCATGGTCATCCACCGGCTCTAA
- a CDS encoding DUF192 domain-containing protein, with product MTLFAQGFTPVLRRAAVAMAVSMVALPLAACSDEGKLVLHSSTGDYSFNVEVVDTPESRAKGLMFVTELADDAGMLFDFKEEREVSFWMKNTFIPLDMIFVGADGVVKTIHVNARPHDVTSIPSEVPVQFVLEIPGGRSVEIGLKPGDTMEHALVAKPVN from the coding sequence ATGACCCTGTTTGCCCAAGGCTTCACCCCGGTGCTGCGCCGCGCCGCGGTGGCAATGGCTGTGTCTATGGTGGCACTGCCGCTGGCGGCGTGCAGCGATGAGGGCAAGCTGGTGCTGCACTCCTCCACCGGTGACTACAGCTTCAACGTCGAGGTTGTGGACACGCCTGAATCGCGCGCAAAGGGCCTGATGTTCGTCACCGAATTGGCCGACGACGCCGGCATGCTGTTCGATTTCAAGGAAGAGCGCGAGGTGTCGTTCTGGATGAAGAACACCTTCATCCCGCTCGACATGATCTTCGTAGGCGCCGACGGGGTGGTAAAGACCATCCACGTCAATGCCCGCCCGCACGACGTGACGTCCATTCCCTCGGAAGTGCCGGTGCAGTTCGTGCTGGAAATACCGGGCGGCCGGTCGGTCGAAATCGGCCTCAAGCCAGGCGATACGATGGAACACGCCCTGGTGGCCAAGCCGGTCAACTGA
- a CDS encoding cold-shock protein, whose protein sequence is MGAKFTGEGDDAAMLSSGARSSSRGDALSPADAGPDATIEVSGAIKWFDAGKGFGFIVPDNGMPDVLLHVTCLRRDGYQTAYEGARIVVEALNRPGGLQAFRILSMDESTARHPAQMPAPRTHVVVEPTSGMVRLEVKWFNRIRGFGFLSAGEGTPDIFVHMETLRRFGITELRPGQFVLVRYGNGPKGLMVAEIRPDGWGDAPSSH, encoded by the coding sequence ATGGGGGCCAAGTTCACTGGCGAAGGCGACGATGCGGCGATGCTGTCTTCCGGGGCACGGTCGTCCAGCCGTGGTGACGCCTTGTCCCCGGCGGATGCCGGGCCTGATGCGACGATCGAAGTCTCTGGGGCCATCAAGTGGTTTGACGCGGGCAAGGGGTTCGGCTTCATCGTCCCCGACAATGGCATGCCCGATGTGCTGCTGCATGTGACTTGTCTGCGCCGCGATGGCTACCAGACTGCCTATGAAGGGGCGCGCATCGTCGTCGAGGCGCTCAATCGCCCTGGTGGCTTGCAGGCCTTCCGGATTCTTTCGATGGACGAGTCAACCGCCCGCCACCCGGCCCAGATGCCGGCGCCGCGCACCCATGTTGTGGTGGAGCCGACTTCGGGCATGGTGCGCCTCGAGGTCAAATGGTTCAACCGCATCCGCGGCTTCGGCTTCCTGTCGGCCGGCGAGGGCACGCCCGACATCTTCGTCCATATGGAAACCCTGCGCCGCTTCGGCATTACCGAGCTTCGGCCCGGCCAGTTTGTGCTGGTGCGCTATGGCAATGGTCCCAAGGGCCTTATGGTCGCCGAAATCCGGCCCGATGGTTGGGGCGACGCACCGTCTTCCCACTAG
- a CDS encoding VOC family protein, translating into MKYLHTMVRVTNIEESLRFYCEGLGLEEVRRTENEKGRFTLIFLRAPGDAGGEVELTYNWDPEEYTGGRNFGHLAYRVQDIYGLCQHLSDMGVTINRPPRDGHMAFVRSPDGISVELIQDGTLPPQEPWLSMPNTGKW; encoded by the coding sequence ATGAAATACCTGCACACCATGGTTCGGGTGACCAATATCGAGGAAAGCCTGCGCTTCTACTGCGAGGGCCTTGGCCTGGAGGAAGTCCGCCGCACCGAAAACGAGAAAGGCCGGTTCACGCTGATCTTCCTGCGCGCGCCGGGGGATGCCGGTGGCGAAGTGGAACTGACCTATAACTGGGATCCGGAAGAGTATACCGGCGGTCGCAATTTCGGCCACCTGGCCTATCGGGTGCAGGATATCTATGGGTTGTGCCAGCATCTGAGCGACATGGGCGTCACCATCAACCGCCCGCCGCGCGATGGGCACATGGCTTTCGTGCGTTCGCCCGACGGCATCTCGGTCGAGCTCATTCAGGACGGTACCCTGCCCCCGCAGGAGCCCTGGCTGTCCATGCCCAATACGGGGAAATGGTAG
- a CDS encoding YcbK family protein, whose translation MHTIARSIAALLVTGFMLAACAPLAMFASSTGPGYAGKRSDWGTFVSSREVNALCITPKLRFLIWEFEGHFGKKVIMNSGYRDDQHNAAAGGADNSYHTKCMAADFYIPGVDKSQLIAFALNSGSVGGLGCYPGRQFIHVDVRDRPRGYNRPVTFSGC comes from the coding sequence ATGCATACCATTGCCCGCTCCATTGCTGCCTTGCTGGTCACCGGCTTCATGCTGGCAGCATGTGCGCCGCTGGCCATGTTCGCCAGTTCTACCGGCCCCGGCTATGCGGGCAAGCGCAGCGACTGGGGCACGTTCGTGTCCAGCCGAGAGGTCAACGCGCTCTGCATCACGCCCAAGCTGCGGTTCCTGATTTGGGAATTCGAGGGTCACTTCGGCAAGAAAGTAATCATGAACTCGGGCTATCGCGACGACCAGCACAATGCGGCCGCGGGCGGCGCCGACAATTCCTACCACACCAAGTGCATGGCGGCCGATTTCTACATACCCGGCGTCGATAAGAGCCAGCTCATCGCCTTCGCTCTCAACAGCGGCAGCGTGGGTGGGCTGGGGTGCTATCCAGGACGGCAGTTCATTCATGTCGACGTGCGCGACCGGCCGCGCGGCTACAACCGCCCGGTGACCTTCTCAGGCTGTTAA